A portion of the Stigmatella aurantiaca DW4/3-1 genome contains these proteins:
- a CDS encoding phosphoketolase family protein produces the protein MSGPLSEEELGKIDAYWRAANYLSVGQIYLKNNPLLERPLTLEDIKPRLLGHFGTTPGLNFIYVHLNRIIRLHQANMMYLIGPGHGAPGIIANTFLEGSYTETYPNIERNADGLKRLFRQFSWPYGVPSHDAPEVPGSISEGGELGYSLLHAYGAAFDNPGLIVACVVGDGEAETGPLAASWHSNKFLNPITDGAVLPILHLNGYKIANPTLLARIDPDELDALFRGYGYRPYFLEGDDPRTMHQQMAAVLDTLYAEIRALQHQAREQKDPSRPRWPMLILKTPKGWTCPRTVDGKPVEGTWRAHQVPLSEVHSNPEHLRLLEEWLRSYRPQELFDAHGTFREALADIAPKGRLRMGANLHANGGKLLVPLVLPNFRDYAVPLDVPGSVQLSATQVLGGYLRDVMRKNLGANNFRMFAPDENASNRLQAVYEASGKRWNARYEDVDESLSTEGRVMEVLSEHLCQGWLEGYLLTGRHGFFSCYEAFIHLIDSMFNQHAKWIKSAKELPWRAPIASLNYLLSSHVWRQDHNGFSHQDPGFIDHVANKKADTVRIYLPPDANTLLSVTDHCLRSKNYVNLIIAGKQAAPVWLDRESAVRHCAAGIGTWDWASHGEGEPDVVMACAGDVPTLETLAAVTVLREWAPELKVRVINVVDLFTLETVGEHPHGLNHEDFNRLFTLDKPVIFAFHGYPTIVHKLTYKRVNHGNIHVHGYKEEGTTTTPFDMTVLNDMDRYTLALDAIRQAPAARHRLDAAEQRYSEVSQRHKLYVSEHGEDMPEVKGWKWTAR, from the coding sequence ATGTCGGGTCCGCTGAGCGAAGAGGAGCTGGGGAAGATCGACGCCTATTGGCGCGCCGCCAACTACCTGTCCGTGGGGCAGATCTACCTCAAGAACAACCCGCTGCTCGAGCGGCCCCTCACCCTCGAGGACATCAAGCCCCGCTTGCTGGGCCACTTCGGCACGACGCCCGGGTTGAACTTCATCTATGTGCACCTGAACCGCATCATCCGCCTGCATCAGGCCAACATGATGTATTTGATTGGCCCCGGCCATGGCGCCCCCGGCATCATCGCCAACACCTTCCTGGAAGGCTCCTATACGGAGACCTATCCCAACATCGAGCGCAACGCCGATGGGCTCAAACGGCTGTTCCGCCAGTTCTCCTGGCCCTATGGCGTCCCCAGTCACGATGCTCCCGAGGTCCCGGGCTCCATCAGCGAGGGCGGTGAGCTGGGCTACTCCCTGCTTCACGCCTATGGCGCCGCCTTTGACAACCCGGGCCTCATCGTCGCCTGTGTCGTCGGAGATGGTGAAGCCGAGACAGGCCCCCTTGCCGCGAGCTGGCACTCCAACAAGTTCCTCAACCCCATCACCGATGGGGCCGTGCTCCCCATCCTCCACCTCAACGGCTACAAGATCGCCAACCCCACCCTGCTCGCGCGCATCGACCCCGATGAACTCGACGCCCTCTTCCGGGGCTATGGCTATCGCCCCTATTTCCTCGAAGGCGATGACCCCCGGACGATGCACCAACAGATGGCCGCGGTGCTCGATACCCTCTATGCCGAGATCCGCGCCCTCCAGCACCAGGCCCGCGAGCAGAAGGATCCGTCCCGCCCTCGCTGGCCGATGCTGATCCTCAAGACCCCCAAGGGGTGGACCTGCCCTCGCACCGTCGACGGCAAGCCCGTCGAGGGCACCTGGCGCGCCCATCAGGTTCCGCTCTCGGAGGTGCACTCGAACCCCGAGCACCTCCGGCTCCTCGAAGAGTGGCTGCGCAGCTACCGGCCCCAGGAGCTGTTCGACGCCCACGGCACCTTCCGGGAAGCGCTGGCGGACATCGCTCCCAAGGGCCGCCTGCGCATGGGCGCCAACCTTCACGCCAATGGCGGCAAGCTCCTGGTGCCCCTCGTCCTGCCGAACTTCCGTGACTACGCGGTGCCCCTCGACGTGCCGGGCTCGGTCCAGCTGAGCGCCACCCAGGTGCTGGGCGGCTACCTGCGCGACGTCATGCGCAAGAACCTCGGGGCGAACAACTTCCGCATGTTCGCCCCCGACGAGAACGCCTCCAACCGGCTCCAGGCCGTCTACGAGGCCAGCGGCAAGCGGTGGAACGCCCGCTACGAAGACGTGGATGAGTCCCTCTCCACCGAAGGCCGCGTGATGGAGGTGCTCAGCGAGCACCTGTGCCAGGGCTGGCTCGAGGGCTATCTGCTCACCGGCCGCCACGGCTTCTTCTCTTGCTACGAGGCGTTCATCCACCTCATCGACTCGATGTTCAACCAGCACGCCAAGTGGATCAAATCCGCCAAGGAGCTGCCTTGGCGTGCCCCCATCGCCTCGTTGAACTACCTGCTGAGCTCCCACGTCTGGCGCCAGGACCACAACGGCTTCTCCCACCAGGATCCCGGCTTCATCGACCATGTGGCCAACAAGAAGGCCGACACGGTCCGCATCTATCTGCCCCCGGATGCCAACACGCTGCTGTCCGTCACCGACCACTGTCTGCGCTCGAAAAACTATGTGAACCTCATCATCGCCGGGAAGCAGGCCGCCCCCGTGTGGCTCGACCGCGAGAGCGCCGTGCGCCACTGCGCGGCCGGCATTGGCACCTGGGACTGGGCGAGCCACGGCGAGGGCGAACCCGACGTGGTCATGGCCTGCGCCGGGGATGTGCCCACCCTGGAAACCCTGGCCGCGGTGACCGTGCTGCGCGAGTGGGCGCCCGAGCTGAAGGTGCGGGTCATCAACGTCGTGGACCTCTTCACGCTGGAGACCGTGGGCGAGCACCCGCATGGGTTGAACCATGAAGACTTCAACCGCCTCTTCACCTTGGACAAGCCCGTCATCTTCGCGTTTCACGGCTATCCCACCATCGTGCACAAGCTCACGTACAAGCGGGTGAACCACGGCAACATCCACGTCCACGGCTACAAGGAAGAGGGGACCACCACCACGCCCTTCGACATGACCGTGCTGAACGACATGGACCGCTACACCCTCGCGCTCGACGCCATCCGCCAGGCGCCCGCCGCGCGCCACCGGCTCGACGCGGCCGAGCAGCGGTACTCGGAGGTCAGCCAGCGCCACAAGCTCTACGTCTCCGAGCACGGCGAGGACATGCCTGAAGTCAAAGGCTGGAAGTGGACCGCCCGATGA
- a CDS encoding GNAT family N-acetyltransferase: MQVPLLETKRLKIRALSLEDLESCHRLYVGIGWADAALSDEANREQRQRWLEWTIRSREQQALLHQPPYGERAVVLAQSGQFVGLVGLVPWLEPFGQLPFFGGKAGARTTAEVGLFWALLPEAQGRGYATEAARALIDAAFNTLNLARILAGTERGNHASRAVMRRLGMRIEENPFPEPPWFQVAGILEAPSAG, from the coding sequence ATGCAAGTGCCCTTGCTGGAAACGAAGCGCCTGAAGATCCGTGCGTTGTCCCTGGAGGATCTGGAGTCCTGTCACCGGCTCTACGTCGGCATCGGCTGGGCGGACGCGGCGTTGAGCGACGAGGCGAACCGGGAGCAACGCCAGCGCTGGTTGGAGTGGACGATCCGGTCGCGGGAGCAGCAGGCCCTGCTGCACCAGCCCCCCTACGGAGAGCGCGCGGTGGTGCTCGCGCAGAGCGGGCAGTTCGTGGGGCTGGTGGGCCTCGTGCCGTGGCTGGAACCCTTCGGACAGCTCCCCTTTTTTGGAGGCAAGGCGGGGGCGCGCACCACGGCCGAGGTGGGGCTGTTCTGGGCGCTTTTGCCCGAGGCTCAGGGGCGGGGATATGCCACGGAGGCCGCGAGGGCCCTGATCGACGCGGCCTTCAACACCTTGAACCTTGCCCGGATCCTCGCGGGGACCGAGCGCGGCAACCACGCCTCCAGGGCGGTGATGCGCAGGCTGGGGATGCGCATCGAGGAGAACCCCTTCCCCGAGCCGCCGTGGTTCCAGGTGGCGGGCATTCTGGAGGCTCCCTCGGCCGGGTGA
- a CDS encoding response regulator: MRNSPGGVNLEGAGLRKGADVQRVLVLEDDNDLRSLLCDMLLLSGAKSCVSVRSFEDLRRQQEQVPECGLALLDVNLGAGRPSGLDAYHWLRENGFTGRAVFLTGHARSHPVLDQARDLANARVMTKPVGAKDVMALVRELDAPSAS, encoded by the coding sequence TTGCGAAACAGTCCGGGGGGGGTGAACCTCGAAGGGGCAGGCCTGAGGAAGGGGGCGGATGTGCAACGGGTGCTGGTGCTCGAGGATGACAACGACCTGAGGTCGCTTCTGTGCGACATGCTGCTGCTCTCCGGCGCGAAGTCGTGTGTGAGCGTCCGCTCCTTCGAGGATCTGCGGCGGCAGCAGGAGCAGGTCCCGGAGTGCGGCCTGGCGCTGCTGGACGTCAACCTGGGGGCAGGCAGGCCCAGCGGGCTCGACGCCTACCATTGGCTCCGGGAGAACGGCTTCACCGGGCGCGCCGTCTTCCTGACGGGCCATGCGCGCTCCCATCCCGTCCTCGATCAGGCGCGCGATCTGGCGAACGCGCGGGTGATGACCAAGCCCGTGGGCGCCAAGGACGTGATGGCCCTGGTGAGGGAACTCGATGCCCCCAGCGCCTCCTAG
- a CDS encoding dipeptide epimerase, with product MHPTLITALTVEPLDLPLTEPFAIATGAQHVAHNALVRLTLADGTTGLGEAAPFTAVSGETQAGTLAALQSVRERLLGKDARAWRPLSEALSEALAGQPSARCALETALLDALARHHRVPLWVFFGGAGTALDIDMTVTAGDRAHAVASARAILARGITTLKVKVGATSPEQDVERLVAIREVAPQARLFADANGGYTEAQARAFLTGLERAQVPLALFEQPVPPEDFEGLAALTRASRIPICADESARSAQDVLRLVRERAAHGINIKTMKCGVVESLTMWHLARAAGLELMIGGMVESVLSMSLSAHLATGLGSFHYADLDTPLFIARHPFRGGYQLEGAQVSIASARAGHGVELT from the coding sequence ATGCACCCCACGCTCATCACCGCGCTGACCGTCGAGCCGCTGGACCTGCCCCTCACCGAGCCCTTCGCCATCGCCACCGGGGCGCAGCACGTGGCCCACAACGCCCTGGTGCGCCTCACCCTCGCCGATGGCACCACCGGCCTGGGCGAGGCCGCCCCCTTCACCGCCGTCAGCGGCGAAACCCAGGCCGGCACCCTCGCCGCCCTCCAGTCCGTGCGCGAGCGCCTGCTCGGAAAGGATGCGCGCGCCTGGCGCCCCCTGTCCGAGGCGCTCTCCGAGGCACTCGCCGGGCAGCCCTCCGCCCGCTGTGCCCTCGAGACGGCGCTGCTCGATGCCCTGGCCCGCCACCACCGCGTGCCCCTGTGGGTCTTCTTCGGCGGGGCCGGCACCGCGCTCGACATCGACATGACGGTGACGGCCGGGGACAGGGCCCACGCCGTCGCCTCCGCCCGCGCCATCCTCGCGCGGGGCATCACCACCCTGAAGGTGAAGGTTGGCGCCACCTCGCCCGAGCAGGACGTGGAGCGGCTCGTGGCCATTCGCGAGGTGGCCCCCCAGGCCCGCCTCTTCGCCGACGCCAATGGCGGCTACACCGAGGCCCAGGCGCGCGCCTTCCTCACCGGCCTGGAGCGCGCCCAGGTGCCGCTGGCCCTCTTCGAGCAACCCGTCCCCCCCGAGGACTTCGAGGGCCTGGCCGCGCTCACCCGCGCCTCGCGCATCCCCATCTGCGCCGACGAGTCCGCCCGCTCCGCCCAGGATGTGCTGCGCCTGGTGCGCGAGCGCGCCGCGCACGGCATCAACATCAAGACGATGAAGTGCGGCGTGGTGGAGTCCCTGACGATGTGGCACCTGGCGCGCGCCGCCGGCCTGGAGTTGATGATTGGCGGCATGGTGGAGAGCGTGCTCTCCATGAGCCTCTCGGCCCACCTCGCCACTGGCCTGGGCAGCTTTCACTACGCGGACCTGGACACCCCCCTGTTCATCGCCCGGCACCCGTTCCGCGGCGGCTACCAGTTGGAGGGCGCCCAGGTCAGCATCGCCTCGGCCCGCGCGGGCCACGGCGTGGAGCTCACCTGA
- a CDS encoding acetate/propionate family kinase: MSGAILVINSGSSSLKFGLYAHHGGQEAVRYKGSAVHIGGEHGKLSIQDGQGQQVVSEAAPHPSQEDAFREAVSRLEWLHPEAPAAIGHRIVHGGPHLRQHQALTPKVLQALEDATHFAPLHIPPALELIRAVRKRFPGVAQFACFDTAFHATLPEEASAYALPRPYREQGVQRYGFHGLSYESIVEQLRPHVPARTVVAHLGSGASLAALEHGSSVDTSMGFTPTGGIPMATRTGDLDPGVLFWLMRSARLDVDALESLVNHDAGLHGLSGRAPDMQALTKAAASGEAAAALALSVFTRSVAKTVGAYAAVLGGLDLLVFTGGVGENSPEVRRQVCARLEHLGIALDARLNPRGQDTVSAGGSRCAVRVLPSDEEGRIAHHVRALMRA; encoded by the coding sequence ATGAGCGGCGCCATCCTGGTCATCAACAGTGGCTCGTCCTCGCTGAAATTCGGCCTCTATGCCCACCACGGGGGGCAGGAGGCCGTGCGCTACAAGGGCTCCGCCGTTCACATCGGCGGGGAGCACGGCAAGCTTTCGATCCAGGACGGTCAGGGCCAGCAGGTGGTCTCGGAGGCGGCTCCCCATCCGTCGCAGGAGGACGCATTCCGGGAGGCCGTCTCCCGCCTGGAGTGGCTCCACCCAGAGGCCCCCGCAGCCATTGGCCACCGCATCGTCCACGGTGGCCCCCACCTGCGACAGCACCAGGCGCTCACCCCCAAGGTGCTCCAAGCGCTGGAGGACGCCACCCACTTCGCCCCCCTTCATATTCCGCCCGCCCTCGAGCTGATTCGCGCGGTGCGGAAGCGCTTCCCCGGCGTCGCGCAGTTCGCGTGTTTCGACACGGCGTTTCACGCCACGCTGCCGGAGGAGGCGTCTGCCTATGCCTTGCCCCGCCCGTACCGCGAGCAGGGCGTGCAGCGCTATGGCTTCCATGGGCTCTCCTATGAGTCCATCGTGGAGCAGCTCCGGCCCCATGTGCCCGCGCGCACCGTCGTGGCGCACCTGGGCAGTGGGGCCAGCCTGGCCGCCCTCGAACATGGCTCTTCGGTGGACACCTCCATGGGCTTCACACCCACGGGCGGCATCCCCATGGCCACCCGCACGGGGGATCTCGATCCGGGCGTGCTCTTCTGGTTGATGCGCTCGGCCCGCCTGGATGTGGACGCCCTGGAGTCATTGGTGAATCACGACGCGGGGCTCCACGGGCTCTCGGGCCGTGCCCCAGACATGCAAGCGCTGACGAAGGCCGCCGCGTCCGGGGAGGCCGCCGCCGCCCTCGCGCTCTCCGTCTTCACCCGGAGCGTCGCCAAGACGGTGGGCGCCTATGCCGCCGTGCTCGGGGGCCTCGATCTGCTCGTGTTCACAGGGGGCGTGGGCGAGAACAGTCCCGAGGTCCGGCGGCAGGTCTGCGCGCGGCTGGAGCATCTGGGCATCGCCCTCGATGCGCGTCTCAACCCGCGCGGGCAGGACACCGTCTCCGCGGGGGGCTCGCGCTGCGCGGTCCGGGTCCTTCCCAGCGACGAAGAGGGCCGCATCGCCCACCACGTCCGAGCGCTGATGCGCGCCTGA
- a CDS encoding methyltransferase, which yields MVGFWRTQTLLAAVELGLLHGLPGTTEQLAERCKLPVDWCARLLRALGELGLVSRQGTLWRTTERGALLHPEHPLSLQEAASHWGRDCSRLWEALPTALRGDANWKPPSFFEQLAKEEARLESYHRMMASYARHDYGALAEHLPHLTSGTVLDAGGGTGTLLHELLHRRPELQGVLLERPEVARLATVPPSLSGRLQLRAGDLFQPWGVQAEAIFLTRVLHDWEDEEALRILIRARESLQPGGRLYAVELLLGTAEPDMSGGLLDLHMLVSTGGRERTEAQFHALFERAGLRLIERQSIPGGIHSILTVTRDGLTPASSSLP from the coding sequence ATGGTCGGCTTTTGGCGGACCCAGACCCTGCTGGCTGCCGTGGAGCTGGGGCTCCTGCACGGGCTCCCGGGAACAACGGAGCAACTCGCGGAGCGCTGCAAGCTTCCCGTGGACTGGTGTGCCCGCCTGCTGCGTGCGCTCGGAGAGCTGGGGCTTGTCTCACGGCAAGGCACGCTGTGGCGCACGACGGAACGGGGCGCCCTGCTTCATCCCGAGCATCCCCTGAGCCTTCAGGAGGCGGCGAGCCACTGGGGGCGGGACTGCTCCCGGCTTTGGGAGGCATTGCCTACCGCGCTTCGCGGGGACGCGAACTGGAAACCTCCCTCTTTCTTCGAGCAGCTCGCGAAGGAGGAGGCACGGCTGGAGAGCTACCACCGCATGATGGCGAGCTACGCGCGCCACGATTATGGAGCGCTCGCGGAGCACCTGCCCCACCTCACGTCCGGCACGGTGCTCGACGCGGGGGGCGGAACGGGGACCTTGCTGCATGAACTGCTGCACCGTCGCCCAGAACTCCAAGGGGTGCTCTTGGAGCGGCCGGAAGTCGCCCGCCTCGCGACGGTGCCCCCCAGCCTGAGCGGCAGGCTCCAGCTCCGGGCGGGAGACCTGTTCCAGCCCTGGGGTGTCCAGGCAGAGGCCATCTTCCTGACGCGAGTCCTCCACGACTGGGAGGACGAGGAGGCCCTGCGCATCCTCATCCGTGCCCGTGAGTCCTTGCAGCCGGGCGGGCGGCTCTACGCCGTCGAGTTGCTGCTCGGCACGGCGGAGCCAGACATGAGCGGCGGACTGCTGGACCTGCACATGCTGGTGTCCACGGGAGGCCGGGAGCGCACCGAAGCCCAATTCCATGCCCTCTTCGAGCGCGCCGGTCTACGCCTCATCGAGCGCCAGAGTATCCCAGGAGGAATTCACTCGATCCTCACGGTAACACGGGATGGACTCACGCCCGCTTCGTCGAGCCTGCCTTGA
- a CDS encoding GNAT family N-acetyltransferase — protein sequence MGDSAGEFEIITATHPWQVQQARTLILEYAAALGIHLDFQDFTREMNAFPADYAPPGGCLFIATGDHGPGGCAGLRPLTPGVCEMRRLYVRSRHRQQGLGQRLALAVIAEARARRYTSMRLDTLPTMHIAIGLYRSLGFQPAAPSGTSAPEGALFFELKL from the coding sequence ATGGGGGACAGCGCAGGCGAGTTCGAGATCATCACCGCCACCCATCCGTGGCAGGTGCAGCAGGCCCGGACCCTCATCCTCGAATATGCCGCCGCGCTCGGCATCCACCTGGACTTCCAGGACTTCACCCGGGAGATGAACGCATTTCCCGCCGACTACGCTCCGCCCGGAGGCTGCCTGTTCATCGCCACCGGGGACCATGGGCCCGGGGGCTGCGCCGGGCTGCGCCCGCTCACGCCCGGCGTCTGTGAAATGAGGCGGCTGTATGTCCGCTCCCGGCACCGCCAACAAGGGTTGGGCCAGCGGCTCGCGCTCGCCGTCATCGCCGAGGCGCGCGCCCGGCGCTACACCTCCATGCGGCTGGACACCCTGCCCACCATGCACATCGCCATCGGGCTGTACCGCAGCCTCGGCTTCCAGCCCGCGGCGCCCTCGGGCACCAGCGCCCCGGAGGGCGCGCTGTTCTTCGAGCTGAAACTCTGA
- a CDS encoding WD40/YVTN/BNR-like repeat-containing protein, with protein MAETSWEKRGSLAEGLRAGAVAASRDGFGLVSAVAEPSAGALQDRMRGRRAHVYRATSHGLERVYEGPGWIQALDCHGALCAALGATLKASGSGSDYHLLVSTDGGRQWVVKGPVPVPSAVQVLGVSTEEFWVLGAYYLGRTLDGGATWEEVELEGERNPHAERIRRTEQGVALLGKGLALTRDGGGTWSRESAGAARLVDVDGAYVVAVDGTQARLGERRGGEVRWLSALPAGREPLRLTAEGAVVRVLTRNADPGKGVEPSVHVSEDGGKTWSVQKHELGPHADIAGPYGLGTDLRGGVFGRVA; from the coding sequence GTGGCGGAAACAAGTTGGGAGAAGCGGGGATCGCTGGCGGAAGGGCTCCGGGCAGGGGCCGTGGCCGCCAGCCGGGACGGCTTCGGGCTGGTGAGCGCGGTGGCCGAGCCCTCGGCCGGAGCGCTGCAGGACCGGATGCGGGGCCGCCGCGCGCACGTGTACCGGGCCACGTCTCACGGCCTGGAGCGTGTCTACGAAGGCCCCGGTTGGATTCAAGCCTTGGACTGCCACGGCGCGCTGTGCGCGGCGCTGGGGGCCACGCTGAAGGCCTCGGGCTCGGGCTCGGACTACCACCTGCTCGTGTCCACGGACGGAGGCCGCCAGTGGGTGGTAAAGGGCCCAGTGCCCGTGCCGAGCGCCGTGCAGGTGCTGGGGGTGAGCACCGAGGAGTTCTGGGTGCTCGGGGCGTACTACCTGGGCCGGACGCTGGATGGCGGCGCGACGTGGGAAGAGGTGGAGCTGGAAGGTGAGCGCAACCCGCACGCCGAGCGCATCCGCCGCACGGAGCAAGGGGTGGCGCTGCTGGGCAAGGGGCTGGCACTCACGCGCGATGGCGGCGGCACGTGGAGCCGGGAGTCGGCGGGCGCGGCGCGGCTGGTGGACGTGGACGGCGCATACGTGGTGGCGGTGGATGGCACCCAGGCGCGGCTGGGCGAGCGGCGGGGCGGCGAGGTGCGCTGGCTGTCGGCGCTGCCCGCGGGCCGGGAGCCGCTGCGGCTGACGGCGGAGGGCGCGGTGGTGCGCGTGCTGACGCGCAACGCGGATCCGGGCAAGGGCGTGGAGCCGTCCGTGCACGTGAGCGAGGACGGCGGGAAGACGTGGTCCGTGCAGAAGCACGAGCTGGGCCCGCACGCGGACATCGCGGGCCCGTACGGGCTGGGAACGGACCTCCGGGGCGGTGTCTTCGGCCGGGTGGCCTGA